TGGTATCCGCAGTGGCATTTCGCGGTCGTGGTTGGCTATGACCGTCGTGAGCGCACGCTGATTCTGCGTTCGGCGACTACGCGCCGCCTCGTGGACAGTTTCGCCAGCTTCGACAAGACCTGGGCGCGAGGCGGTCGCTGGGCGGTGCTGACTCTGCCGCCTGAGCGCCTGCCGGCACAGGCCGACATGCACGTCTGGATGAAGGCCGCCAACGATCTCGAGCAGACCGGCAATGCCCAGCCGGCACGGCGCGCGTATCGCCGCGCCACCGAAGCCTGGCCGGAACAGTCGCTGCCCTGGTTCGCCCTGAGCAACAGTCGTTACGCCGATGGCGACCGCAAGGGTGCCGAACAGGCGCTGCGTCAGAGTCTCAAGCGTGAGCCGGGGTTTGCTGCCGGTTGGTTCAACCTGTCCCAGGTATTGGGCGAGCAGGGTTGCGCGCATGAGGCGCAGCAGGCTCAGGCCTGTGCGCAGCGTCTGGCGCCGGAGGACTCGCGGTTCGCTGCATCACCGACAGCCAGTGGTTCTGCCGGACAGTGCCAGGCCTTGCCGGCCTGTCCATGAACGCAAATGAAAACGGCGCCCTTGGGCGCCGTTTTCATTTATGCGTTGGTCAGACGCCCAGCTTGTCGCGCAGGGTGTAGTACCAGGCGCCGATGGCGCTGAACGGGACCTGGAACAGACGGCCGCCCGGGAAGGGATAGTGCGGCAGGCCGGCGAAGGCATCGAAGCGTTCGGCCTGGCCGCGCAGGGCTTCGGCCAGCACCTTGCCGGCGAGGTGCGTGTAGGTCACGCCGTGGCCGCTGCACCCCTGGGAGTAATAGATGTTGTCGCCGATACGGCCGACTTGCGGCAGACGCGAAAGGGTCAGCAGGAAGTTGCCGGTCCAGGCGAAGTCGATCTTCACATTCTTCAGTTGCGGGAAGGTCTTGAGCATCTTTGGGCGGATGATCGCCTCGATATTCGCCGGATCGCGCGCGCCGTAGACCACGCCACCACCGTAGATCAGGCGCTTGTCGCCAGAAAGTCG
The sequence above is drawn from the Pseudomonas sp. Z8(2022) genome and encodes:
- a CDS encoding PA2778 family cysteine peptidase, whose translation is MLSPEAQRLPERVELTDVPFFPQDAYQCGPAALATMLNQRGVLTTPGALKDKVYIPSREGSLQVEMVAAARNHEMLVYPLQPRLDAVLAEVAAGNPVLVLQNLAFDWYPQWHFAVVVGYDRRERTLILRSATTRRLVDSFASFDKTWARGGRWAVLTLPPERLPAQADMHVWMKAANDLEQTGNAQPARRAYRRATEAWPEQSLPWFALSNSRYADGDRKGAEQALRQSLKREPGFAAGWFNLSQVLGEQGCAHEAQQAQACAQRLAPEDSRFAASPTASGSAGQCQALPACP